In a single window of the Terriglobus roseus genome:
- a CDS encoding alpha-L-rhamnosidase C-terminal domain-containing protein: MRTSFLQHQAARVLAVSLLFVSGTSMAMTAQDASPSSAVWISTPSGSPCPTNSFTYFRREVNLASLPADPTLHVAADSNAHVWINGTIVRRKVTRYAEPLITTETIDARGLLHVGVNTVVILNHSWGPIVAFQRTGCKHAGVFVASSWVSSDARWKVRHADEFAANEKQIVGVSARTDGAGDHRIRFAQFVNGALIPPAFAFTKDFDESKWTNAEVVTDGPWPAHPLPSGTPGQRERPVLPRLLLAQGTVIEPHVERNDPVAIGSAILHGEYHPFGAQAMVRPFGEETHAIEVRGHAGETRYITFDFGRPVHGYPFLSATAQGTAPTIDFAYGELNRSPLTGKFLVDTNGWINPEAIVGKGYIDRYYATAGAQHVEFPEERTARWLTVHLYFPKDGVFRVRQAGFISSQYPTDVKGSFHSGAKRLDAVVRLSLEHAIVSMSDTYVDTPGREDGMWLEDARLRAQLAAQWFGDVRLRQLFLRLASESQTADGHLHPFPPSNYPILSNADWSAEWVGALYDDYLWTGETSRMVLYWPKVVKWWDLVLSKVDGTGLWRDSNVFADIRIGSHAAQGQSSGIASAQIIQRLTLSIAMAEAIGDHDHAVAWTKMHDRMLAAFRRDHLVPGSGKVPLHVDDVAAPGRTDVTRGYSQAAQAMAIEGGLLTPEEAASDLDYSFSAPDGNPTDKVDRWNNPTYLYRSLNALTLAGDANRAVRHLLERFAPYLPGDPRNLNPVILQGPWGGPLPEYWVSREDLGLQDGTPNPAQPLDPTGSHGWNSVALVWLHDSLLGVRISQPGGSLLQIKPQSGGLKLVEGTTMTPKGAVFVSWKPQARRLAIRLPVGSSAVITLPAELAPADRSRNLHIPVSCSRTQEGNYQCSGRVLTFRAD, from the coding sequence TTGAGAACGTCTTTCTTGCAGCACCAGGCTGCGCGTGTGCTGGCCGTGTCCCTCTTGTTTGTTTCAGGGACATCGATGGCTATGACCGCGCAGGACGCCAGCCCATCGAGCGCGGTTTGGATCTCGACACCAAGCGGTTCCCCTTGCCCCACCAATTCGTTCACCTATTTCCGGCGCGAGGTGAATCTTGCCTCGCTACCTGCGGATCCCACGCTGCATGTCGCCGCGGACAGCAACGCGCACGTGTGGATCAACGGCACCATCGTCCGTCGAAAGGTTACGCGGTACGCCGAGCCGCTGATCACGACGGAAACCATCGACGCACGCGGCCTGCTGCATGTCGGTGTGAATACGGTGGTGATCCTGAATCACAGTTGGGGTCCAATCGTCGCCTTTCAACGCACCGGTTGCAAACACGCTGGTGTTTTTGTGGCGTCCTCATGGGTAAGCTCTGACGCAAGATGGAAGGTGCGGCACGCCGATGAGTTCGCGGCGAATGAAAAGCAGATCGTAGGTGTTTCAGCGCGTACGGATGGCGCAGGCGACCACCGCATACGCTTCGCACAATTTGTCAACGGTGCTCTCATACCGCCAGCGTTCGCATTCACCAAGGACTTCGACGAGTCCAAGTGGACGAATGCCGAAGTCGTCACCGACGGCCCGTGGCCGGCACATCCCTTGCCAAGTGGAACGCCCGGCCAGCGCGAGCGACCGGTTCTGCCGCGGCTCCTTCTTGCGCAGGGAACCGTCATCGAGCCACACGTGGAGCGAAACGATCCCGTTGCAATTGGATCTGCCATCCTTCACGGCGAGTATCATCCCTTCGGCGCCCAAGCGATGGTCCGACCCTTCGGGGAAGAGACCCATGCGATCGAAGTGAGAGGGCATGCCGGAGAGACTCGCTACATCACCTTCGACTTTGGCCGTCCCGTCCACGGGTATCCCTTCCTATCAGCAACTGCGCAGGGCACCGCTCCGACGATTGATTTTGCATACGGTGAGCTCAATCGATCGCCGCTTACGGGTAAATTCCTGGTGGACACCAACGGTTGGATCAATCCGGAGGCCATCGTTGGTAAGGGGTACATCGATCGCTATTACGCGACAGCAGGTGCGCAACATGTCGAGTTTCCGGAGGAACGCACGGCCCGCTGGCTCACGGTGCATCTCTACTTCCCCAAAGACGGCGTGTTTCGTGTGCGGCAGGCGGGCTTCATCAGCTCGCAATATCCAACGGACGTGAAGGGAAGCTTTCACAGTGGCGCCAAGCGTCTGGATGCTGTGGTGCGCCTCAGCCTGGAGCACGCCATTGTCTCGATGAGCGACACCTACGTCGATACGCCTGGCAGAGAGGACGGCATGTGGCTGGAGGATGCACGACTGCGCGCACAACTCGCTGCGCAGTGGTTCGGCGATGTCAGGCTTCGCCAGCTATTTCTGCGGCTTGCATCAGAAAGCCAGACCGCGGACGGCCATCTCCATCCGTTTCCTCCCAGTAACTATCCCATCCTGTCCAATGCGGACTGGTCTGCCGAGTGGGTTGGCGCGCTCTACGACGACTACCTGTGGACGGGTGAGACATCGCGCATGGTCCTCTACTGGCCGAAGGTTGTGAAGTGGTGGGACCTGGTGCTGTCTAAGGTCGATGGAACGGGGCTTTGGCGTGACAGCAATGTCTTTGCCGACATCCGTATTGGTTCTCATGCAGCGCAGGGGCAATCAAGCGGCATCGCGTCCGCGCAGATTATTCAACGGCTGACGTTGTCCATTGCGATGGCGGAAGCGATCGGTGATCACGATCATGCGGTGGCATGGACGAAGATGCACGATCGTATGCTCGCAGCATTCCGCCGCGACCACTTGGTTCCTGGCTCCGGAAAGGTGCCGTTGCATGTGGACGACGTCGCTGCTCCCGGGCGCACGGATGTGACGCGAGGATACAGTCAGGCCGCACAGGCGATGGCGATTGAAGGGGGCTTGCTTACACCGGAAGAAGCAGCTTCTGATCTTGACTACAGCTTCTCTGCGCCGGACGGCAATCCTACCGACAAGGTTGATCGTTGGAACAACCCCACCTATCTGTATCGTTCGCTGAACGCACTTACCTTGGCGGGTGACGCGAACCGGGCGGTGCGGCACCTGCTTGAACGATTCGCACCCTACCTTCCGGGCGATCCGCGGAACCTGAACCCTGTGATTCTTCAGGGACCGTGGGGCGGCCCACTACCGGAATACTGGGTCAGTCGTGAAGATCTTGGCTTGCAGGACGGAACGCCAAACCCTGCCCAGCCTCTGGATCCTACGGGATCCCACGGATGGAACTCCGTGGCCCTTGTGTGGCTTCATGACAGTCTTCTTGGCGTAAGGATTTCGCAGCCGGGTGGCAGCTTGCTCCAGATCAAGCCGCAAAGCGGTGGCTTGAAATTGGTGGAGGGCACGACCATGACCCCCAAGGGAGCGGTGTTCGTCTCGTGGAAGCCGCAAGCCAGGCGACTCGCGATACGACTTCCGGTTGGAAGCTCTGCAGTCATCACGCTGCCAGCGGAGCTTGCACCTGCCGATCGCTCACGGAACCTTCACATTCCTGTAAGTTGCTCGCGAACCCAGGAGGGGAACTACCAATGCAGCGGTCGAGTCCTTACATTTCGAGCAGACTGA
- a CDS encoding glycoside hydrolase family 3 C-terminal domain-containing protein, with protein MLLASIGLLIGSTLTQAQTPAVCFSEQSQEAIDRSIDALIAKMSIAERIAQLQDRAPAIPRLNVPAYNWWNEGLHGLARNGYATVFPQAIGLAATWDAPLLKQVGDTVSTEARAKFNAREEKDSPRYGGLTMWSPNVNIFRDPRWGRGQETYGEDPYLTATLATGFVQGLQGADPFYRKADATPKHFAAHSGPEEGRDSFNAVVSPHDLADTYLHAFHVLTGQANAAALMCSYNEINGTPSCASATNLQSMVRQDWGFKGYVVSDCDAVGDISAYHHYAPDKAHAAAAALNAGVDLDCGKTYAALQQSLEQHLVSEATLNLSLHRLFLSRVRLGMMDAPSCSPYGQIATSEIDSAAHRALALRSAEESIVLLKNDGTLPLHAATERIAVIGPTADTLKVLEANYHGTARNPVTPFDALRSSFAHVEYAQGSLLAEGVSAPVPRDALRLNPNEDAARGLHAEYFNAGMPGGAPVEEATVERVEYDIDRVALTPALTSKQYSARWTGFLLPPASGQYVLRVNVERCWDCKTHDSFALYIDDKLVLDNRGEKADPDRVSLNFADQKSHALRLEYRHTGEDEGVALEWEPPASALLEQAVKTASKADAIVAFVGLSPDLEGEALQVKLKGFNGGDRTSLDLPEAQRTLLRQLQQTGKPLIVVLTSGSAVASGDEVEKAKAMLEAWYPGEAGGEAIANILSGKSNPSGRLPITFYRSVSDLPLFADYSMAHRTYRYFDGPVLYPFGFGLSYSRFRYGAVRLTSSTASSTTQITALVKVSNTGRVAGGEVAELYLQPPQQRGAPRLALEGVQRVTLQPGEERELSFILTPQQMGTVNDSGQRNLNAGRYRIYIGGSQPSLKTRNAGRSFQVKRTEALTP; from the coding sequence TTGCTGCTGGCTTCTATCGGTCTGCTGATCGGCAGTACCCTTACCCAGGCCCAGACACCTGCTGTCTGCTTCAGCGAGCAGTCACAGGAGGCAATTGATCGCTCGATCGATGCGCTCATTGCGAAGATGAGTATTGCAGAACGCATTGCGCAGCTGCAGGATCGTGCTCCGGCGATTCCGCGGCTGAATGTTCCCGCCTACAACTGGTGGAATGAGGGTCTGCACGGACTTGCCCGCAACGGGTATGCGACGGTCTTCCCGCAAGCGATCGGCCTTGCCGCCACGTGGGATGCGCCGTTGCTGAAGCAGGTCGGCGACACGGTGTCGACCGAAGCTCGCGCGAAGTTCAACGCTCGCGAAGAGAAGGACTCGCCGCGTTATGGCGGCCTCACGATGTGGTCACCGAACGTGAACATCTTTCGCGACCCACGCTGGGGGCGCGGGCAGGAGACCTATGGCGAAGATCCTTACCTGACGGCCACGCTAGCGACAGGTTTCGTGCAGGGTCTCCAAGGAGCCGATCCGTTCTATCGCAAGGCCGACGCGACACCCAAACACTTCGCGGCACACAGCGGTCCAGAGGAGGGTCGCGACAGCTTCAATGCTGTCGTATCGCCTCACGATCTTGCCGACACCTACCTGCATGCCTTCCATGTGCTCACAGGTCAGGCGAACGCTGCCGCGCTGATGTGCTCCTACAACGAAATTAATGGAACACCCTCCTGCGCGAGCGCTACGAATCTGCAGAGCATGGTGCGGCAGGATTGGGGTTTCAAGGGGTATGTCGTATCAGACTGCGATGCCGTCGGAGACATCTCTGCCTACCATCACTATGCTCCCGATAAAGCCCACGCTGCTGCCGCAGCTCTGAACGCTGGTGTTGACCTCGATTGCGGCAAGACTTATGCCGCTTTGCAACAGAGCCTGGAACAACACCTCGTAAGCGAGGCCACGTTGAACCTTTCGCTGCATCGACTTTTTCTGTCACGCGTGAGACTTGGCATGATGGATGCGCCATCGTGCTCTCCCTATGGGCAGATTGCCACCTCAGAGATCGACTCCGCAGCGCATCGTGCATTGGCACTGCGTTCGGCGGAAGAGTCCATTGTGCTTCTGAAGAATGACGGCACGCTGCCGTTACACGCAGCGACGGAGCGCATCGCAGTGATCGGTCCCACAGCTGACACGCTGAAGGTTCTGGAAGCCAACTATCACGGAACGGCGCGCAACCCAGTCACGCCTTTCGACGCCCTCCGATCATCGTTCGCGCACGTGGAGTACGCCCAGGGAAGCCTGCTGGCGGAGGGGGTCTCCGCACCGGTGCCACGCGATGCCTTACGGCTCAACCCGAATGAAGACGCGGCGCGCGGGCTTCACGCCGAATACTTCAATGCAGGGATGCCGGGCGGTGCGCCAGTCGAGGAAGCGACTGTCGAAAGGGTGGAGTATGACATCGATCGTGTCGCACTCACCCCAGCGCTGACCTCGAAGCAGTACAGCGCCCGATGGACCGGCTTCCTTCTACCTCCGGCGTCAGGGCAATACGTGCTACGCGTTAATGTCGAGCGGTGCTGGGATTGCAAGACTCATGACAGCTTCGCTTTGTATATCGACGACAAGCTTGTTCTCGATAACCGTGGGGAGAAGGCCGATCCAGACCGTGTGTCTCTGAATTTTGCGGATCAGAAGTCGCATGCCCTGCGATTGGAGTATCGCCACACCGGTGAGGATGAAGGCGTCGCGCTGGAATGGGAACCGCCCGCGTCTGCTCTGTTGGAACAGGCCGTGAAAACAGCCTCCAAGGCAGATGCGATCGTGGCCTTTGTGGGCTTATCACCTGACTTGGAGGGCGAGGCACTCCAGGTGAAGTTGAAAGGTTTTAACGGTGGTGACCGCACCAGTCTGGACCTGCCGGAGGCTCAGCGCACGCTGCTCCGCCAACTGCAGCAGACTGGCAAGCCATTGATCGTGGTGCTCACTTCCGGCTCAGCGGTCGCATCCGGCGACGAAGTGGAGAAGGCCAAGGCGATGCTGGAAGCCTGGTATCCCGGCGAAGCAGGCGGAGAGGCCATTGCGAACATCCTGTCCGGGAAATCCAACCCCTCCGGACGGCTGCCCATTACCTTTTATCGCTCCGTCTCCGACTTGCCACTTTTCGCCGACTACAGCATGGCCCATCGCACCTACAGGTACTTCGATGGTCCGGTCCTATACCCCTTCGGTTTCGGTTTGAGTTATAGCCGCTTCCGCTATGGTGCCGTTCGCCTCACGAGCTCGACCGCGAGCAGCACCACACAGATTACTGCCCTCGTGAAAGTAAGCAATACCGGGCGTGTCGCTGGTGGAGAAGTTGCAGAGCTTTACCTGCAACCACCGCAGCAGCGCGGCGCACCGCGACTGGCGCTCGAAGGTGTGCAGCGCGTCACATTGCAGCCGGGAGAGGAACGCGAACTCTCCTTCATCCTGACACCGCAGCAAATGGGGACCGTGAATGACAGCGGCCAACGCAATCTGAATGCTGGAAGGTACCGGATCTATATTGGCGGATCCCAGCCATCGCTCAAAACACGGAACGCGGGAAGATCGTTTCAGGTCAAGCGCACGGAGGCGCTGACGCCTTAG
- a CDS encoding diguanylate cyclase domain-containing protein, with protein sequence MKILVADDDAVSRLLMQRMLRTTDFEVVTAKDGLEAIQILSKEDGPRLVLLDWTMPGLSGLEVCRAIRSGLRKAYIYIALLTSKDSKEDLVAGLEAGADDYLTKPCHPEELLARLRTGRRILQLEDILVEAHEEMRVHATQDALTQLLNRGAIFEFLANKMDRAILPSEPFSVMLCDLDHFKLINDTYGHTVGDEVLREVASRLRSNVRKGAVGRYGGEEFLLLLDGCGPEHLASVSARICEAVRSVPVQTSAGPLYLTISCGALPVVPEMVNRRPEEVVEEADRLLYQGKRNGRDQAVVAVAELMTLWN encoded by the coding sequence GTGAAGATCCTTGTGGCAGACGATGATGCGGTAAGCCGGCTGCTGATGCAGCGGATGCTGCGAACGACAGACTTCGAGGTGGTTACGGCGAAGGACGGTTTGGAGGCGATCCAGATCCTGTCGAAAGAAGACGGACCGCGGCTGGTGTTGCTCGATTGGACGATGCCGGGGCTCAGCGGGCTTGAGGTCTGCCGTGCGATCCGCAGTGGACTGCGGAAGGCTTACATCTACATTGCGCTGCTTACATCGAAGGATTCCAAGGAGGACCTGGTCGCTGGACTTGAGGCGGGCGCGGATGATTATCTGACGAAGCCTTGTCATCCAGAAGAGCTGCTCGCGCGGCTGCGAACGGGGCGGCGGATCTTGCAGTTGGAAGACATCCTGGTCGAGGCGCATGAGGAGATGCGTGTGCATGCGACGCAGGATGCGCTGACGCAACTGCTGAACCGCGGCGCAATCTTTGAGTTCCTGGCGAACAAGATGGATAGGGCAATCCTCCCCTCGGAACCATTCAGCGTGATGCTGTGCGATCTGGATCACTTCAAGCTGATCAACGATACCTACGGTCACACGGTTGGGGACGAAGTGTTGCGCGAGGTTGCGTCAAGGCTGCGGAGCAACGTGCGGAAGGGTGCCGTGGGACGCTACGGTGGCGAGGAATTTCTGCTGCTGCTGGATGGCTGCGGCCCAGAGCACCTGGCCAGCGTCAGCGCGCGGATCTGCGAGGCGGTACGATCGGTGCCGGTGCAGACCAGCGCGGGTCCGTTGTATCTAACGATCAGTTGCGGAGCCTTGCCGGTCGTACCGGAGATGGTGAACCGGCGGCCGGAAGAGGTCGTGGAAGAGGCAGATCGCCTGCTCTACCAAGGCAAGCGCAACGGCCGCGACCAGGCTGTCGTAGCCGTTGCAGAACTGATGACCCTCTGGAATTGA
- a CDS encoding response regulator has translation MNSELMMHGQSQLSFVLLSIGIAILSAYAALDLAGRVTSTRTAGARFSWLSCGSMAMGIGIWSMHYIGMLGYRMDMPVLYDWPTVLLSMLAAVLASALALYMVSRRGLGWIATGVASLFMGGGIAAMHYTGMAAMRMDAEPMYNMTLVALSVVAAVVISFVALRLTFASRHIRSMFSWRKSVSAIVMGLAIPVMHYLGMAAVSFMRAPMASDRLRHAVGISDLGTASIVLVTVVLLSLVYLSAFIDRRFSSHAEALESSEERYRRIVRAAFDAFIGISENGLVTDWNDQATQTFGWNAGEIIGRPVSGLLRSETDGATALDFSAMDADGGLHGRMQVLALHRTGIVFPAEMAVSAIAVGEKKMFAAFVHDVTQRKLAERNMEEARITAEAANRAKSEFLANMSHEIRTPLNGVIGMTDLALETELSREQREYMTTVKFSADSLLTVINDILDFSKIEAGKVDLETISFDIRECVETTLKTLALRADEKGLELLCDVSVDLPDVVLGDPGRLRQIVVNLVGNAIKFTGSGEVSLHVAMADPSEGPDQMYFIVSDTGIGISPEKLESIFASFSQADTSTTRQYGGTGLGLTISRRLVELMGGRIWCESTPGKGSQFHFMVPLPRVADATATAVVPQPLPLLAGVKVLIVDDNKTNRRILEGLLRLWGMEVTSAPEGDTALAMLHAAGLEGSPYRLLLTDMHMPKMDGFMVVQQMKQDTSLALPTVMMLSSGGHHGDANRCEQLGISAYLLKPVRRQELQDAIARALGGSTDRKKDKSMITQSTLVADLPAARSLNILLAEDNEVNQKLAVRLLQKRGHTVVVANNGREAVEASESKRYDLVLMDVQMPELDGIQATTAIRAREVETGERLSIVAMTALVMKGDRERCMAADMDGYLSKPIRPQELDTVLETYTARKAAAMADDAAEPREEQVVDATDLLERIDGDVEFVAELSETFEQDYPEKLMALRDAVACGDGDALRRAAHGLKGALANLAATRGAALAAQLEHLGSASDLSAASDLIPQLEKEMPRVVRALQQLCQESLR, from the coding sequence GTGAACAGTGAACTCATGATGCATGGACAGTCTCAGCTTTCGTTTGTGCTTCTTTCCATCGGCATTGCAATCCTGTCGGCGTATGCCGCCCTTGACCTTGCGGGACGAGTGACGTCCACCAGAACCGCAGGAGCACGCTTTTCCTGGCTGTCTTGCGGATCGATGGCGATGGGCATCGGCATCTGGTCGATGCACTACATCGGAATGCTCGGCTACCGGATGGATATGCCGGTGCTGTATGACTGGCCGACGGTGCTGCTGAGCATGCTGGCGGCTGTGCTGGCTTCGGCGCTGGCTCTGTATATGGTGAGCCGCCGTGGCCTGGGGTGGATCGCGACCGGCGTTGCCAGTCTGTTCATGGGCGGCGGTATTGCGGCCATGCATTACACGGGAATGGCTGCGATGCGTATGGACGCTGAGCCCATGTACAACATGACGCTGGTAGCGTTGTCGGTCGTGGCTGCGGTGGTCATTTCCTTTGTCGCCCTGCGGTTGACCTTCGCTTCCAGGCATATTCGGTCGATGTTCAGCTGGCGCAAGAGCGTGAGCGCCATTGTGATGGGTCTGGCGATTCCCGTGATGCACTACCTGGGAATGGCGGCCGTGTCGTTTATGCGCGCACCGATGGCTTCGGACCGTTTGCGGCATGCGGTCGGTATCTCTGACCTGGGCACCGCGAGCATCGTGCTGGTGACGGTGGTGCTGTTGAGCCTGGTTTACCTGTCGGCATTCATCGACCGCAGGTTTTCCAGCCACGCAGAAGCATTGGAGAGCAGCGAGGAGCGTTACCGGCGCATTGTGCGTGCGGCATTCGATGCGTTCATCGGTATCTCAGAGAACGGCCTGGTAACGGACTGGAACGACCAGGCAACACAAACCTTCGGATGGAACGCGGGCGAGATCATTGGCAGGCCGGTGTCGGGATTGTTGCGGTCGGAAACCGACGGCGCAACAGCACTGGACTTTTCCGCAATGGATGCGGATGGCGGTCTGCACGGTCGGATGCAGGTGCTGGCACTGCATCGGACGGGCATCGTGTTTCCTGCGGAGATGGCTGTCTCTGCCATTGCGGTGGGCGAGAAGAAGATGTTCGCGGCGTTTGTGCATGACGTGACGCAGCGCAAACTGGCCGAGCGGAATATGGAAGAGGCCCGGATCACTGCGGAAGCCGCGAATCGCGCTAAGAGCGAGTTCCTGGCCAACATGAGTCATGAGATCCGGACGCCCTTGAACGGCGTGATCGGCATGACCGATCTTGCGCTCGAAACAGAGTTGAGCCGCGAGCAACGCGAATACATGACGACGGTCAAGTTTTCCGCGGACTCTCTGCTGACGGTGATCAACGACATTCTGGACTTCTCAAAGATCGAAGCCGGGAAGGTGGATCTGGAGACGATTTCTTTCGACATACGTGAGTGTGTCGAGACGACGTTGAAGACGCTGGCACTGCGAGCTGATGAAAAGGGTCTGGAACTGCTCTGCGACGTCAGTGTGGACCTGCCGGACGTGGTGCTTGGTGACCCGGGACGGCTTCGGCAGATCGTCGTGAACCTTGTGGGGAATGCAATCAAGTTCACAGGCAGCGGAGAAGTGTCGCTGCATGTGGCGATGGCAGATCCGAGCGAAGGGCCGGACCAGATGTATTTCATCGTCAGTGACACGGGGATTGGCATTTCGCCGGAGAAACTGGAAAGCATCTTCGCATCCTTCAGCCAGGCTGATACTTCGACCACGCGGCAATATGGCGGTACCGGGCTGGGCTTGACGATCTCGCGCCGGCTGGTGGAACTGATGGGGGGCCGTATCTGGTGCGAAAGCACGCCAGGCAAAGGATCTCAGTTTCACTTCATGGTTCCGCTGCCACGGGTGGCCGATGCCACGGCGACAGCCGTCGTTCCACAACCCTTACCGCTGCTGGCAGGCGTGAAGGTCCTGATCGTCGACGACAACAAGACGAATCGGCGGATTCTTGAAGGGCTTCTGCGGCTCTGGGGTATGGAGGTCACAAGCGCTCCTGAGGGCGACACGGCACTGGCGATGCTGCATGCAGCGGGACTCGAAGGCTCGCCGTACCGTCTGCTGCTGACGGATATGCATATGCCGAAGATGGACGGCTTTATGGTGGTGCAACAGATGAAGCAGGACACATCGTTGGCGCTGCCGACGGTGATGATGCTGTCTTCAGGTGGGCACCACGGCGACGCGAATCGGTGTGAGCAGCTTGGGATTTCGGCTTACCTGTTGAAGCCGGTGAGACGGCAGGAATTGCAGGATGCCATTGCACGTGCGCTGGGTGGCAGCACGGATCGGAAGAAGGATAAGAGCATGATTACGCAGTCGACGCTGGTGGCGGATCTGCCCGCTGCACGTTCGTTGAACATCCTTTTGGCGGAAGACAACGAGGTGAACCAGAAGCTGGCGGTTCGCTTGTTACAGAAGCGCGGGCATACGGTCGTCGTCGCGAACAATGGCCGCGAAGCGGTTGAGGCAAGCGAAAGCAAGCGGTACGACCTGGTGCTGATGGACGTGCAGATGCCAGAGCTGGACGGTATCCAGGCGACGACGGCGATTCGTGCACGCGAGGTTGAAACGGGCGAGCGTCTGTCCATTGTGGCTATGACTGCACTGGTCATGAAGGGCGACCGCGAGCGCTGCATGGCTGCAGATATGGATGGCTACCTGTCGAAGCCGATCCGTCCGCAGGAATTGGATACCGTGTTGGAGACGTACACGGCCCGCAAAGCGGCGGCGATGGCAGATGACGCCGCAGAGCCAAGAGAGGAGCAGGTCGTTGATGCGACGGACCTGTTGGAGCGGATAGATGGGGACGTGGAGTTTGTCGCGGAACTGTCCGAGACGTTTGAACAGGACTACCCGGAGAAGTTGATGGCCTTGCGCGACGCGGTTGCCTGCGGAGACGGCGATGCGCTTCGGCGGGCGGCGCATGGGCTGAAGGGGGCGCTCGCGAACTTGGCGGCGACGCGCGGCGCGGCGCTTGCAGCGCAGCTCGAACATCTCGGCAGCGCCTCTGATCTGTCCGCGGCTTCCGACCTTATCCCCCAATTAGAGAAGGAGATGCCGCGTGTGGTGAGGGCGCTGCAGCAGCTCTGCCAGGAGTCGCTTCGGTGA